A stretch of the Massilia varians genome encodes the following:
- a CDS encoding IS5 family transposase has product MIKTSLFADQEREAKLNKLGDALRVLEQHVDFVALAAEVDRAAPRPSRERGGRPPFPTELMVRVLLIQQLFNLSDEQMEFQLLDRLSFQRFVGLRASSQIPDRTTIWTFKERLIQAGASESIFDAVNRQLSMHGYIARGGQMIDASIVQAPRQSLSKEEKALVSEGAMPADWKPAKRRQKDTDARWTKKHGKSYFGYKVSANADKRYKLVRKIKVSTASEHDTTHFEEVLDPANTNRNILADKGYVDGEREARLSKQGWRMQIQRKGSKDKPISETQERRNRRIAKTRARVEHVFAALAQMGGKALRSIGLARATLHLSWKVAVYNLQRLVYLKEARIEAF; this is encoded by the coding sequence ATGATCAAGACCAGTTTGTTTGCCGACCAGGAGCGCGAAGCCAAGCTGAACAAGCTTGGCGATGCGCTGCGGGTGTTGGAGCAGCATGTCGACTTCGTTGCCCTTGCCGCCGAAGTCGATCGTGCGGCACCGCGTCCCAGCCGCGAACGCGGCGGCCGTCCACCGTTCCCCACCGAACTGATGGTGCGCGTGCTGCTGATCCAGCAGTTGTTCAACTTGAGCGATGAGCAGATGGAATTCCAGCTGCTTGATCGCCTGAGCTTTCAGCGTTTCGTCGGACTGCGCGCCAGCAGCCAGATCCCGGACCGAACGACGATCTGGACTTTCAAGGAGCGCCTGATCCAAGCCGGCGCCAGCGAGAGCATTTTCGATGCGGTCAATCGCCAGTTGTCCATGCACGGCTACATTGCTCGCGGCGGCCAAATGATCGACGCGAGCATCGTGCAGGCGCCCAGGCAGTCGCTGAGCAAGGAAGAGAAAGCCCTGGTCAGCGAAGGCGCGATGCCGGCCGACTGGAAGCCAGCCAAACGGCGCCAGAAAGATACGGACGCGCGCTGGACGAAAAAGCACGGCAAGTCCTATTTCGGCTACAAGGTCTCGGCCAACGCCGACAAGCGCTACAAGCTGGTACGCAAGATCAAAGTGAGCACGGCCAGCGAACACGACACCACGCATTTCGAGGAAGTGCTCGACCCTGCCAACACAAATCGGAACATCCTGGCTGACAAGGGCTATGTCGATGGCGAGCGTGAAGCGAGGCTGAGCAAGCAAGGCTGGCGCATGCAGATTCAGCGCAAGGGCAGCAAAGACAAGCCGATCTCGGAGACCCAGGAGCGCCGCAACCGCCGCATCGCCAAGACCCGCGCCCGCGTCGAGCATGTCTTCGCCGCCCTGGCGCAGATGGGTGGCAAGGCCTTGCGTTCGATCGGCCTGGCGCGCGCCACGCTGCACCTGAGCTGGAAGGTAGCTGTATACAACTTACAGCGCCTCGTCTATTTGAAGGAGGCCCGGATCGAGGCGTTCTGA
- a CDS encoding group II intron maturase-specific domain-containing protein, producing MKPSRRNIKAFLQKVRSLVKKLGAAPQSKIIEALNPVIDGWARYHRHVVSSHTFTVVDNQIWYCLWRWAKRRHPKKTNKWIAERYFHRVGDRNMFAVRDGRLPKEGEPIYSAIRLASRMPIERHQKGTSKNPPESVMMLSPRT from the coding sequence ATCAAGCCTTCCAGGAGAAACATCAAGGCTTTCTTACAGAAAGTTCGGAGTCTTGTTAAGAAGCTGGGTGCGGCGCCTCAATCCAAGATCATCGAAGCATTGAATCCGGTGATTGATGGTTGGGCAAGGTACCACCGACACGTGGTTTCGAGTCATACCTTTACGGTGGTGGACAATCAGATTTGGTATTGTTTGTGGCGATGGGCAAAACGTCGTCATCCAAAGAAAACTAATAAATGGATAGCAGAACGATACTTCCATCGAGTCGGCGACCGAAACATGTTTGCCGTCCGAGACGGAAGACTGCCGAAAGAAGGCGAGCCAATTTATAGTGCAATACGGCTTGCTTCGAGAATGCCAATAGAACGTCATCAAAAGGGCACCTCGAAAAACCCTCCCGAATCTGTCATGATGCTGTCGCCTCGAACCTGA
- a CDS encoding HNH endonuclease, which translates to MSQHGQCLVCHQLLEIGDIHVHHLIERCKGGKEIPSNEVLLHETCHKQVYSQGIKLEKPGPVKRAFVET; encoded by the coding sequence ATGTCTCAACATGGGCAATGCCTTGTATGTCACCAATTGCTGGAAATAGGTGATATACATGTGCATCACCTCATTGAGCGTTGCAAGGGCGGCAAAGAGATACCATCCAACGAGGTTCTGTTGCATGAAACCTGCCACAAACAGGTGTATAGCCAAGGAATCAAGTTAGAGAAACCGGGTCCGGTAAAACGGGCCTTTGTAGAAACTTGA